A region of Maridesulfovibrio sp. DNA encodes the following proteins:
- a CDS encoding DUF4911 domain-containing protein yields MARRKRKPRPRPLPPPPENSSRMYIQIAPSDIAIFRFLMEAVDNLALFTIADRFKGILLLRYSPHQEREFRQFMNGLKQEIDIKFLPNPSDQA; encoded by the coding sequence ATGGCCCGTAGAAAAAGAAAACCGCGTCCGCGTCCCCTGCCACCGCCGCCGGAAAATTCCAGCCGCATGTATATCCAGATTGCGCCTTCTGACATAGCAATCTTCCGCTTTCTCATGGAGGCCGTGGACAATCTCGCCCTGTTTACCATAGCCGACAGGTTCAAGGGAATTCTCCTGCTGCGTTACAGTCCGCATCAGGAACGAGAATTCCGCCAATTCATGAATGGATTAAAACAGGAAATCGACATTAAATTTTTGCCCAACCCTTCTGATCAGGCATAA
- a CDS encoding PstS family phosphate ABC transporter substrate-binding protein has translation MKKIIALVAVMVMAFTGSAFAGSIQVKGSTTVLPLMQKAAEAFMKANPNVSISISGGGSSNGAKALIDGTTDIAMMSRDMKGGEIQTATDNGRKPTQFIVALDCIVPVVNPANPVAKLSKDQLWGIYTGKITNWNELGGEDAKIVVISRDTSSGTYDCWKSKIMKKDGKKHRVFPGALLQASNGAVAQAVAKNKKAIGYVGLAYLNKELKGVVVNGVAPSVATAKDGSYPIARGLNLYTPGAPTGETKALIDFMMSPAGQKLAADTGFIPVK, from the coding sequence ATGAAAAAAATTATTGCTCTCGTCGCTGTTATGGTAATGGCATTTACAGGTTCCGCATTCGCAGGTTCCATTCAGGTTAAAGGCTCCACAACTGTTCTGCCCCTGATGCAGAAAGCTGCTGAAGCTTTTATGAAAGCTAACCCCAACGTTTCCATCTCCATCTCCGGTGGCGGTTCTTCCAACGGTGCTAAAGCACTGATCGACGGCACCACTGATATCGCCATGATGTCCCGCGACATGAAAGGCGGCGAAATCCAGACTGCAACTGATAACGGCCGCAAGCCCACCCAGTTCATCGTTGCTCTTGACTGCATCGTTCCTGTTGTTAACCCCGCTAACCCCGTTGCCAAACTCTCCAAAGATCAGCTCTGGGGTATCTACACCGGTAAAATCACCAACTGGAATGAGCTTGGCGGCGAAGATGCAAAGATCGTTGTTATCTCCCGTGACACTTCTTCCGGTACCTACGACTGCTGGAAAAGCAAAATCATGAAGAAAGACGGTAAGAAACATCGTGTATTCCCCGGTGCTCTTCTGCAGGCTTCCAACGGTGCTGTTGCTCAGGCTGTTGCCAAGAATAAAAAAGCAATCGGTTACGTTGGCCTCGCTTACCTGAACAAAGAACTCAAAGGTGTTGTCGTAAATGGTGTTGCTCCTTCTGTTGCTACTGCAAAAGACGGTTCCTACCCCATCGCTCGTGGCCTGAACCTCTACACCCCCGGCGCACCTACCGGTGAAACCAAAGCTCTTATCGACTTCATGATGAGCCCCGCAGGTCAGAAGCTTGCTGCTGACACCGGTTTCATCCCCGTAAAATAG
- the pstC gene encoding phosphate ABC transporter permease subunit PstC, with protein MIHSIFLITAFTSILVLFLIMMFLFIEGMPIFKHVSVTDFLFGHEWYPTDEDPAFGIWPLIVGSGAVTMLSSVIAIPLGVMTAIYLAEIAPLKVRNIVKPAVEMLAALPSVVIGFFGMVVVAPFLQDTFDIAVGLNLFNASVMLAFMAVPTITSLSEDALYSVPPELKEASLALGATHWQSIYKVIVPASLSGISTGVILGMARSIGETMVVLMVAGGAGLLPGSIFDPVRPMPASIAAEMGEAPFHSDHYYALFAIGMVLFLFTMAFNLIADYVAHKYKQVGSATL; from the coding sequence ATCATTCATTCAATTTTTTTGATCACTGCATTTACTTCCATTCTGGTACTTTTCCTGATCATGATGTTCCTCTTTATTGAAGGGATGCCGATTTTTAAGCACGTATCTGTCACTGATTTTCTTTTCGGACACGAATGGTATCCTACTGACGAAGACCCCGCTTTCGGTATCTGGCCTCTTATTGTCGGCTCCGGTGCGGTTACGATGCTGTCTTCGGTTATCGCTATTCCTCTTGGGGTCATGACTGCAATTTATCTTGCCGAAATTGCTCCGCTTAAGGTCCGCAATATTGTTAAACCTGCAGTGGAGATGCTCGCAGCCCTGCCTTCAGTCGTTATCGGATTTTTCGGTATGGTTGTTGTCGCTCCGTTTTTACAGGATACTTTCGACATCGCAGTCGGGCTGAACCTGTTCAACGCATCAGTAATGCTGGCTTTCATGGCTGTTCCGACCATCACCAGCCTTTCAGAGGACGCGCTGTATTCCGTCCCGCCGGAACTCAAAGAGGCTTCCCTCGCTCTTGGGGCCACTCACTGGCAGTCCATATATAAGGTAATTGTTCCAGCTTCACTTTCCGGTATTTCCACCGGGGTTATACTCGGTATGGCCCGTTCCATAGGTGAAACCATGGTTGTGCTCATGGTTGCCGGCGGTGCCGGTTTGCTGCCCGGATCAATTTTCGATCCGGTCCGCCCCATGCCCGCATCCATTGCTGCGGAAATGGGCGAAGCCCCTTTTCACAGTGACCACTACTACGCACTTTTTGCCATCGGTATGGTGCTTTTCCTCTTCACCATGGCTTTCAACCTCATTGCGGATTATGTGGCCCATAAATACAAGCAGGTCGGTTCCGCTACTTTATAA
- a CDS encoding sensor domain-containing diguanylate cyclase, with product MTDIFSKDFLNAITDGIYFLNRDKAITFWNKGAERLAGYSSAEVEGVRCENNMLRHVDENGINLCENGCPLEATMHDGKIREANVYMHHKLGHRVLINVKSFPIRDELGRITGAAEVFSKIEGPTDLTKELELLRQEAMTDPLTGIANRRCMDLAAAHFETSIKQTDLSLGILFLDIDHFKTVNDKFGHETGDKVLTMVANTMSSALRPTDIASRWGGEEFVIFVPGVNLKELSKLAERLRRLIEASWIDIKNEQISVTASIGGTMVRPDETICSAIRRADKQVYLCKQSGRNCVHVEE from the coding sequence ATGACAGATATATTCAGCAAAGATTTTTTAAATGCGATAACTGATGGGATTTACTTCCTTAATAGGGATAAAGCCATAACTTTTTGGAACAAAGGAGCAGAAAGACTGGCCGGATATTCCTCTGCTGAAGTTGAAGGTGTCAGGTGCGAGAACAATATGCTCCGCCACGTTGATGAGAATGGAATAAACCTATGCGAAAATGGGTGCCCGCTTGAAGCAACAATGCATGACGGGAAAATCCGTGAAGCCAATGTATACATGCACCACAAACTTGGCCATCGAGTTTTGATCAATGTAAAATCATTTCCGATAAGAGATGAACTTGGACGAATTACAGGTGCAGCAGAGGTTTTTTCCAAAATCGAAGGACCGACTGATCTGACGAAAGAGCTGGAATTGTTGCGTCAGGAAGCTATGACAGACCCGCTTACCGGTATAGCGAATAGACGCTGCATGGATCTGGCAGCGGCTCACTTTGAAACGTCTATAAAACAGACTGACCTAAGTCTTGGGATTCTATTTCTAGATATTGATCATTTTAAAACAGTTAACGATAAATTTGGTCACGAAACAGGCGATAAGGTTCTGACTATGGTGGCAAATACAATGTCTTCAGCCTTACGTCCGACTGACATTGCCAGCCGCTGGGGAGGGGAAGAATTTGTAATTTTTGTTCCTGGTGTCAATTTAAAAGAGCTTTCGAAGCTCGCCGAGCGTCTCCGGAGATTGATCGAAGCATCATGGATTGACATCAAAAACGAGCAGATCTCAGTTACCGCATCAATTGGGGGGACAATGGTCAGACCGGACGAAACAATTTGTTCAGCCATCAGGCGGGCCGACAAGCAGGTTTATTTATGTAAACAATCCGGTCGTAACTGCGTTCACGTTGAAGAGTAA
- a CDS encoding TIGR01212 family radical SAM protein (This family includes YhcC from E. coli K-12, an uncharacterized radical SAM protein.) — MHRFYGLAARLRQSFGERVQKIPLDFGFTCPNRDGSISRKGCIFCSPQGSGSGLHGLSMSIPEQWYHWQEKLSKLYTARLYLAYLQSYSNTYCSREELKCALDQLEGLPGLSGICIGTRPDCLDDDKLALIKSLGLKETWLDLGLQSSNNTTLKRINRGHSAEQFAEAVKMANRHGVDVCAHLIAGLPGETTEDFLESVRFLNGLPIAGIKFHNLFVCKGTPLKKLYDAGKYTPIEKDVYINVLVEAISILRPDIVIHRLKADAVPGELIAPEWVRQKRKVLNEIEQTMKAKGIWQGCARKDAPDRPPLWYGPEHKS; from the coding sequence ATGCACCGTTTTTACGGTCTGGCCGCCCGTCTGCGGCAAAGCTTCGGGGAACGGGTTCAAAAAATCCCGCTCGATTTCGGTTTTACCTGTCCAAACCGTGACGGTTCAATTTCCCGCAAGGGATGTATTTTCTGCAGTCCTCAGGGATCGGGCTCCGGCCTGCACGGCCTTTCCATGTCCATCCCCGAACAGTGGTACCACTGGCAGGAAAAATTATCCAAGCTATACACAGCCAGACTTTACCTCGCTTATCTGCAATCCTACTCCAACACATATTGCAGCCGTGAAGAGTTGAAATGTGCCCTCGACCAGCTTGAAGGATTACCCGGACTTTCAGGAATCTGCATCGGTACGCGCCCCGACTGCCTTGATGACGACAAACTGGCCCTGATCAAAAGCCTCGGACTTAAGGAAACATGGCTCGACCTCGGCCTGCAAAGCTCCAACAACACGACACTGAAGCGCATTAACCGCGGACACAGCGCCGAACAATTTGCCGAAGCCGTGAAAATGGCCAACAGGCACGGGGTTGATGTTTGCGCCCATCTCATTGCCGGTCTGCCCGGAGAAACCACTGAAGATTTTCTTGAATCAGTCCGTTTTCTTAACGGCCTGCCTATTGCCGGGATCAAATTCCATAACCTTTTCGTCTGCAAAGGTACTCCTCTCAAAAAACTTTATGATGCCGGCAAATATACCCCCATTGAAAAAGACGTCTACATAAACGTGCTGGTAGAAGCCATCTCAATTCTGAGGCCGGACATTGTAATTCATCGTCTCAAAGCAGATGCCGTACCCGGAGAACTTATTGCTCCGGAATGGGTGCGTCAGAAACGCAAGGTGCTCAATGAAATAGAGCAGACCATGAAAGCTAAGGGGATTTGGCAGGGCTGCGCGAGAAAAGATGCCCCGGACAGACCGCCGCTCTGGTATGGTCCTGAACACAAATCATAG
- a CDS encoding FAD-dependent oxidoreductase — MKCRYVIIGAGPTGLGAARRLSELGEKSFIVLEKNSWPGGLASSFKDKKGFTWDIGGHVLFSHYDYYDNLVEELLKGEYTEHLRESWVRVLNSWVPYPFQNNIRYLPNQEKWECVRGLLPGERSEETPGNFMEWIHSVFGKGIAKHFMEPYNYKVWATRPENMAFSWIGERVSVVDLRSVLKNILLEKDHLSWGPNNKFKFPLKGGTGTIFKKLAATVAGHIIYDTQVTGVDPENKSVTDAQGNTFEYEFLLSTAPIDIFSSRWLASPAQKLVNAAAALKHNSVIVSGIGLSTPRPDSRCWMYFPENDSPFYRVTNFHNYSPNNTPSPGTGRALMCETSYSSDKVINKQNIMQQVEDGLVNTTMLKDEERDEIISRWSINVDYGYPVPCLQRDEALKVLQPALESKGIFSRGRFGGWKYEVSNMDHSVMQGVEWAERMINGQPETTYRIS, encoded by the coding sequence ATGAAATGCAGATATGTCATAATTGGCGCGGGTCCAACCGGACTCGGTGCGGCCCGAAGGCTTTCCGAACTTGGGGAAAAATCTTTTATAGTACTGGAAAAAAATTCCTGGCCCGGCGGACTGGCTTCCAGCTTTAAGGATAAAAAAGGATTTACCTGGGATATAGGCGGACATGTCCTGTTCTCCCACTACGACTATTATGACAATCTGGTGGAAGAGCTTTTAAAAGGCGAATACACCGAGCATCTGCGCGAATCATGGGTTCGCGTCCTTAACAGCTGGGTGCCTTATCCTTTTCAGAACAACATCCGTTACCTGCCCAATCAGGAAAAATGGGAATGTGTGCGCGGCCTGCTGCCCGGAGAACGTTCTGAAGAGACTCCCGGTAATTTTATGGAATGGATTCACTCTGTATTCGGCAAGGGGATCGCAAAACATTTCATGGAACCGTACAACTACAAGGTCTGGGCAACCCGACCCGAGAATATGGCATTCTCATGGATAGGTGAACGGGTCAGCGTTGTAGACCTTCGTTCGGTGCTGAAGAATATCCTGCTCGAAAAAGACCATCTTTCATGGGGCCCAAACAATAAATTCAAATTTCCTCTTAAGGGGGGAACCGGTACTATCTTTAAAAAATTGGCTGCAACCGTAGCCGGGCATATTATATATGATACTCAGGTGACCGGAGTTGATCCCGAGAACAAATCAGTCACAGATGCGCAGGGCAATACTTTCGAATATGAATTCCTGCTCAGTACTGCTCCCATAGATATATTCTCTTCCCGCTGGCTGGCTTCCCCGGCGCAAAAATTGGTAAATGCAGCAGCGGCCCTAAAGCACAACAGTGTGATCGTTTCCGGGATCGGCTTATCCACTCCCCGCCCTGATTCCCGCTGCTGGATGTATTTTCCGGAGAATGACAGTCCCTTTTACAGGGTTACCAATTTTCATAACTATTCACCCAACAATACTCCTAGTCCGGGAACAGGACGGGCCTTGATGTGTGAAACTTCCTACTCTTCGGACAAAGTCATCAATAAACAAAACATCATGCAGCAGGTGGAAGACGGATTGGTCAATACCACCATGCTTAAAGATGAAGAACGCGATGAAATAATTTCCCGCTGGTCAATTAATGTGGATTACGGCTATCCGGTCCCTTGCCTGCAACGCGATGAAGCGTTAAAAGTCCTACAGCCTGCTCTTGAATCCAAAGGGATCTTCTCACGGGGCCGTTTCGGCGGCTGGAAGTACGAAGTATCCAACATGGATCATTCTGTAATGCAGGGCGTAGAATGGGCTGAACGGATGATTAACGGACAGCCGGAAACCACATACAGGATCAGTTAA
- a CDS encoding aminopeptidase P family protein: protein MTISSATYELRRENVRRQLKDRGHPPLLVSFAANRYYLSGFELHDPQCNETAGWLIIDPKGRDFLLTDPRYHDAARKVWNEDDIFIYSGRKFDALREFFKSNGLKKISYDPKSINIFEHEKLNDFCELKPVSGLIEDLRLIKDETEIKLMEESCALNHKVYELLEPKLQPGRTEAEIAWDVEQLFRNNGASELSFPTIVGIGPNAALPHAIPGNDKLDDGSLVLIDMGGRVNDYCSDQTRTFWVGDKPSDRFITVRDQVQEAQMEAIKVLRPGLPIQHAYHTAKTVFEKYGVEKYFTHSLGHGIGLETHEPPSVSPIATGELKPGMIITVEPGLYYSDWGGIRWEYMVLITEDGYKIL from the coding sequence ATGACAATTTCCTCCGCCACTTACGAACTTCGGCGGGAGAATGTCCGCAGACAGCTAAAAGACCGCGGGCATCCTCCTCTTCTGGTCAGTTTCGCAGCCAACCGTTACTACCTGAGCGGCTTTGAACTTCACGATCCCCAGTGCAATGAAACAGCCGGCTGGCTGATCATTGATCCTAAAGGACGCGACTTCCTGCTCACAGACCCCCGTTACCATGATGCGGCCCGCAAGGTCTGGAACGAAGATGATATTTTTATCTATTCGGGACGTAAATTTGATGCTCTGCGTGAGTTCTTCAAATCTAACGGACTTAAAAAGATTTCCTACGATCCCAAGTCCATCAATATTTTTGAACATGAAAAGCTGAATGACTTCTGTGAGCTGAAACCTGTCTCCGGATTGATAGAAGACCTGCGCTTGATCAAAGACGAAACCGAAATCAAGCTCATGGAAGAATCCTGCGCCCTGAACCATAAAGTTTACGAACTGCTTGAACCCAAACTTCAGCCCGGACGGACCGAAGCTGAAATCGCTTGGGATGTGGAACAGCTCTTCCGCAACAACGGAGCCTCAGAACTTTCCTTTCCTACTATTGTAGGCATCGGCCCCAACGCTGCCCTGCCCCATGCCATTCCCGGCAACGATAAGCTTGATGACGGATCACTGGTACTCATTGATATGGGTGGACGGGTCAACGATTACTGCTCCGACCAGACCCGGACCTTCTGGGTCGGCGACAAACCGTCTGACCGGTTTATCACTGTGCGTGATCAGGTTCAGGAAGCGCAGATGGAAGCCATCAAGGTCCTGCGTCCCGGCCTGCCAATCCAGCATGCCTACCACACCGCCAAAACTGTTTTTGAAAAATACGGGGTCGAAAAGTACTTTACCCATTCTCTGGGACACGGTATCGGCCTTGAGACACATGAGCCTCCCAGTGTCAGCCCCATTGCCACCGGCGAACTGAAGCCCGGCATGATAATCACGGTTGAGCCAGGCCTTTACTACTCAGACTGGGGCGGTATCCGCTGGGAATACATGGTGCTTATTACTGAAGACGGATATAAAATCTTATAA
- a CDS encoding rod shape-determining protein — translation MASIFDKILGSFSSDLAIDLGTANTLVYVKGKGVMLSEPSVVAVKRDVNGGSKVLAVGLEAKRMLGRTPGNIVAIRPMKDGVIADFEVTEAMLRHFISKVHNSRRLVRPRIMICVPTGITQVEKRAVKESAQSAGAREVYLIEEPMAAAIGANLPITEPTSNMVVDIGGGTSEIAVISLSGIVYARSVRVGGDKMDEAIMQHVKRKYSMLIGESTAETIKIKIGSAYPLEEEIEMEVKGRDLVTGIPQNILITSEEIRKAISEQVDSIVQGVRVALEQTPPELAADIVDRGIVLTGGGALLKGLDQLLSQETHLPITVVDTPLDAVVVGSGRALDEINIYKDVTID, via the coding sequence ATGGCATCGATTTTCGACAAGATACTCGGTTCGTTTTCCAGTGACCTTGCAATCGACCTCGGTACAGCTAACACACTGGTTTATGTAAAAGGTAAAGGCGTAATGCTCAGCGAACCTTCTGTGGTCGCTGTTAAGAGAGACGTTAACGGCGGTAGCAAGGTTCTCGCCGTTGGGTTGGAAGCCAAGAGGATGCTTGGTCGAACTCCCGGCAACATTGTTGCTATCAGACCTATGAAAGACGGCGTAATCGCTGACTTTGAGGTCACCGAAGCCATGTTGCGCCATTTCATTTCAAAAGTCCATAACAGCCGCAGGCTGGTCCGCCCCCGGATTATGATCTGCGTGCCTACCGGGATTACCCAGGTTGAAAAAAGGGCGGTCAAGGAAAGTGCCCAGAGCGCAGGCGCCCGTGAGGTTTACCTCATTGAGGAGCCTATGGCGGCGGCCATCGGTGCAAACCTGCCTATTACCGAGCCTACTTCCAACATGGTCGTAGATATCGGTGGCGGTACTTCTGAAATCGCGGTTATCTCCCTTTCCGGTATTGTCTACGCCCGTTCCGTACGTGTCGGCGGCGACAAGATGGATGAAGCCATCATGCAGCATGTTAAGCGCAAATATTCCATGCTCATCGGTGAATCCACTGCCGAAACCATCAAAATCAAGATCGGTTCCGCTTACCCGCTGGAAGAAGAAATTGAGATGGAAGTTAAGGGACGTGACCTTGTGACCGGTATTCCCCAGAATATCCTGATTACCTCTGAAGAGATCAGGAAAGCAATTTCCGAACAGGTGGATTCCATTGTTCAGGGTGTTCGCGTTGCCCTTGAACAGACTCCGCCTGAACTTGCAGCCGACATCGTTGACCGGGGCATAGTGCTTACCGGTGGCGGGGCCTTGCTTAAAGGTCTGGATCAGCTCTTGAGCCAGGAAACCCATCTGCCCATCACTGTGGTCGATACTCCTCTTGATGCAGTTGTTGTCGGTTCCGGTAGAGCTTTAGATGAAATAAACATCTATAAAGACGTAACTATTGATTAG
- the mreC gene encoding rod shape-determining protein MreC: protein MKLKRAAIAVIIGLFVYLSLYSWNLRSGQLDRLAGFTGLEIVKWVLWPCEWVHDQSVEFLDKYVYLVGLKQLNDQLSSQNDLMRLEIMKLREKAAEAERFQQLLEIKPVQGWKTNGARIIAHRMGPTAALDSIILNKGVTSGVGSDTPVLSPLGVLGRVTEPGLSASKALLLTDLNSRISVRGQLHRSTGLLVGNGEGEPLSVKYMKLNAPVTDGEILVTSGLAGIFPPGLPVARIVSVERSDISLFLDVEAEPLVDMDNVEEVLLLRRVLPETNSTQGIVNSTALVNNSTVTEGG from the coding sequence GTGAAGCTTAAGCGCGCCGCTATAGCCGTCATTATTGGCCTGTTTGTTTACCTCAGTCTCTATTCTTGGAACCTGAGGTCGGGGCAACTGGATCGCCTGGCCGGGTTTACCGGACTTGAAATCGTTAAATGGGTTTTGTGGCCCTGCGAGTGGGTTCATGACCAATCTGTTGAATTTCTTGATAAGTATGTCTATCTGGTGGGGCTGAAACAGTTAAACGACCAACTGAGTTCCCAGAATGACCTTATGCGGCTTGAGATCATGAAGTTGCGGGAAAAAGCCGCTGAAGCCGAACGCTTTCAGCAGCTTCTGGAAATCAAACCTGTTCAGGGCTGGAAGACAAACGGCGCCCGTATAATCGCCCACCGCATGGGGCCGACAGCAGCCCTTGATTCTATCATCCTCAATAAAGGTGTCACCTCCGGAGTTGGTTCTGATACACCGGTCCTTAGTCCATTGGGCGTTTTAGGGAGGGTGACAGAGCCGGGACTGAGTGCCTCCAAAGCTTTGCTTCTTACTGATTTGAACAGCAGGATTTCTGTGCGCGGGCAACTTCACCGCTCCACAGGGTTGCTGGTTGGTAATGGGGAAGGAGAACCGCTCAGTGTAAAATACATGAAGCTCAACGCTCCGGTTACAGATGGTGAAATTCTGGTTACATCCGGCCTTGCCGGTATTTTTCCCCCGGGCTTGCCAGTGGCAAGAATTGTTTCTGTTGAGCGTTCAGATATTTCTCTTTTTCTTGATGTTGAGGCGGAGCCGCTGGTGGATATGGATAACGTTGAAGAGGTCCTTCTGCTGCGCCGGGTGTTACCTGAAACCAATTCCACACAAGGCATCGTGAATTCTACAGCGCTGGTCAATAACTCCACTGTCACTGAAGGGGGGTAA
- the pstA gene encoding phosphate ABC transporter permease PstA, with amino-acid sequence MREKIQKVVFLLFKGAAAINGLALLVIVGFVLYYGLPAMSWEFLTENPRESMTAGGILPCIVGTIVLSYGALMIALPWGIATAIYLNEYATSPRLVRIIRLGINNLAGVPSVVFGLFGLSLFVTVMGMGVSIMAGVCTLGALALPLVIGASEEALRSVPQTYREASLGLGATKWQTIYKVVLPAALPGMLTGAILTLSRAAGETAAIMFTAAVFFTPEMPQSLFDDVMALPYHIYVLATAGTEIEKTRHIQYGTSLVLITLVLSMNLLAIFIRAKMQKKGNK; translated from the coding sequence ATGAGGGAGAAGATCCAGAAAGTTGTCTTCCTGCTGTTTAAAGGCGCAGCGGCAATTAACGGGCTTGCGCTGCTGGTTATTGTAGGCTTTGTCTTATATTACGGCCTTCCGGCCATGAGCTGGGAATTCCTCACTGAAAATCCCCGCGAATCCATGACTGCCGGAGGTATCCTGCCCTGTATCGTAGGAACCATCGTTCTCAGTTATGGAGCGCTGATGATTGCCCTGCCATGGGGGATTGCCACTGCAATCTATCTTAATGAATATGCTACCTCTCCCAGACTTGTGCGTATCATCCGTCTTGGTATTAATAACCTTGCCGGTGTACCCTCCGTTGTTTTCGGACTATTCGGGCTTTCCCTTTTTGTTACCGTTATGGGGATGGGCGTAAGTATCATGGCCGGGGTCTGTACCCTCGGAGCGCTGGCCCTGCCGCTGGTTATCGGTGCCTCTGAAGAAGCCTTGCGTTCTGTTCCGCAGACCTATCGCGAAGCATCTCTCGGTCTCGGAGCAACCAAATGGCAGACTATCTACAAGGTTGTGCTGCCCGCTGCGCTGCCCGGCATGCTTACCGGGGCAATCCTGACTCTTTCCAGAGCGGCAGGAGAAACCGCTGCCATCATGTTTACGGCAGCAGTGTTTTTTACACCTGAAATGCCGCAATCTCTTTTCGATGACGTGATGGCGCTTCCTTACCACATTTATGTTCTGGCAACTGCCGGGACTGAGATCGAGAAAACAAGGCATATCCAGTATGGTACTTCCCTTGTGTTGATTACCCTTGTGCTGAGCATGAACCTGCTGGCCATTTTCATCAGGGCCAAGATGCAGAAAAAAGGGAATAAGTAA